The Salvelinus alpinus chromosome 28, SLU_Salpinus.1, whole genome shotgun sequence genome includes a window with the following:
- the LOC139557843 gene encoding putative nuclease HARBI1, with the protein MSSSPSLATEDSVTSKRSSIGLQMVCNADCVISNVVAKWPGSVHDSRIFRASEIYQCLSQGEFSGVLLGDRGYGCQPFLLTPFTDPQEAQQAYNHAHARTRARVEMTFGLLKARFHCLHKLRVSPVRACDITVACAVLHNVACLRKERAPRVPPAMDWDNPAIFPDDDSGRLLRDQYVLNYFS; encoded by the exons atgtcttcatctccttccctggccacagaagactctgtgacatcaaagaggagttctataggattgcag atggtctgcaatgctgactgtgtgatcagcaatgttgtggcaaaatggcctggctcagtccatgactccagaatctttcgggcctctgaaatctatcagtgcctatcacaag gtgaattctctggtgtgttgctgggagacagggggtatggctgccagccttttctcctgacacctttcacagacccccaggaagcacagcaggcctacaaccatgcccatgccaggaccagggccagagttgaaatgacctttggcctcctgaaggcacgctttcactgccttcacaaattaagggtcagccctgttagggcatgtgatattactgtggcttgtgctgtcctccacaatgtggcctgcctgaggaaggagagggcccccagagtgccaccagccatggactgggacaatccggcaatcttccctgatgacgacagtggtcggctgctgagggaccaatatgtgttgaattattttagttag